The Streptomyces nigra genome includes the window GTGCAAGGTTTCAAACGGCCCCAAAAACTCTTGGAAGCGACTGATTCGTGAATGCGGCGGCAAGTCTGAGACTTGGCGTCAGCATTTCGGCACTCAGGTGATGTCCGTTGCCGTGCTGGCTGGCTCTTTTGATCTCTCATGTCTAGAAAGGGCGCAGAATATGGACGGCCTATGGGTCTATTGGCAACACGACTTGAAGGCGCTGACAGATTTTATCGAGACAATCGCCTAGCGAGGCTGTGAGAACGCGGTCGGTGTAGCGACTTTGGCCGGGAGCTGCTTTGGCGCGAGTGATCATGGCCCCGTAAGCTTCCGGCGCGTCGGGCAGTCTGTTGACCTGCCCGTTAAAGCACGACGTTGGGGCCATGAGCTTCGAGGCTCGCGCCAAAGTGGCTGGCTAAAGTCGCGGAGCCGGCCGCCCCGGCCACGACGGGGTTCTCTCCTCTCATGGCTGCACCCGCTGGCTGGTGGCCTGGTGCGTGATCAGTGGGCCGTATGAACGCCTGCGCATCTGGCAGCGTCGACCCGCGTGCCACCGCCACCACGATCGGGCCTCTGCCGGTGACACAAAGCGTCTTTGACCTGCGCCGTTGGGGATCACCGTTCGTCCCCGTGCCCGTGTTGGAATGTGGCCGCTGCGTGCGGCGACGGGCGGGCGGCGACGTGCGCCGGTGGCGAAGACATGGAGGCGGCGCGGCGGCGACCGGCCGGCGCCGCCGCGCTTGGCGCGGCCCTCGGTGTGATCCGACCTACTGGTGTAGGCAACCGGGTGGAAAGGGGTGTGTGGTGGCCCCGCAAACGGGGCGTTGAGGTTCGACCGCTGTTGTGTCTTTCCCCTTCCGAGGCCGGATCGTGGTGGCGGTGACATGGGGGCCGTAAGCGGCCGTTGATGCGCCCTGGGCGGAGTCTGCGGCGGTCGGGTTGGCGGTGATCGACAAGCGCCGTCGGCCGCCGGACGAGCGAGCGCAGCGAGCCTTGATGAAGTAGGGAAAGTCTTACCGCCCTCTGATCGGCAACCGCTCGATCGTGGCCTGTCGGCTCTCTGGTCGGCTCGGCTAACGTTCCATCCATGCCTTCTGCACTGGACACGCCTCAGGGAGCGGCTGAACTCGCCGAGTCCCTGCTTCCTCCGCTCGGGAACCGCTGGCTCCACACTCAGGCAGTGGCTGCTCGGGCGAACGAAGTTTCCGCGGCCGTGTCCGAGGCGGATCGGGATCTCCTCGTCGCTGCTGCCTGGCTGCATGACATCGGCTACGCGCCCGAGCTGCGTGACACCGGCTTCCATCCCCTCGATGGCGCTCGGCATCTCGAATTGCTCGGTGCGCCGGCGCGCCTGGTGCGACTGGTGGCTCACCACTCCGGAGCCGTGTACGAGGCGGAGCAGCGCCGACTCTCGGCGGAGCTGGCCGTCTATGAGCGGGAAGACTCGCCAGTCCTGGACGCCTTGATCTTCGCCGATATGACGACCGGCCCCGCTGGGCAGTCCTTCGACTTTGATACCCGGATCGACGAGATCCTGGTCCGCTACGAGCCGGGCAGCGAGGTGCACAACGCGATCAGCAAGGCGCGGCCGTACCTCCGGGGCGCTGTCGAGCGGACCCTCGACCGCATGGCTGATCAGCCGATGTAGGGCTCCGCCCGGTCGGCCAGGCCGTGCTCGATCCGCATGCGCATCGACGGGTGAATGCTCAGCTCGTCCAGCTTGCTCGGGTCGACGAACGCCACTTCCTTGCTCTCGCTGCTCGTCCGCAGCTCGCCGCCGGTGATGCGGGCATGGAAGCAGATGGAGAACTGCTGACGGACCTCGCCGTCGTCGTACGCCATGACGTGCCCGGGGTTGGTGTAGATGCCGACGAGGCCGGTCACCTCCACATCGAACCCGGTCTCTTCCTTCGTCTCGCGTACGGCTGCGTCGGGCGCTGACTCGCCCAGGTCGATACCGCCTCCGGGCAGGGCCCAAAGATCGTTGTCGGTCTTGTGGATCAGCAGAACTTCCCCGGCCTCGTTGCGTGCCACGGCGGTCACGGAGGGGACGAGGCTGTTCGCCTTCGGGGCGTTGGGGTTGTTGAAGTAGTCGACACGGGCCATGCGTTCAGCGTTGCACGTCCGGAGCCTGTTATGCCGCGCGGCCCCGCTCCCACGCGTAATCGAAGCTTCGCATGTAGTGCCGGAAGGTCCGCGCTCCTGGGAGATACCGGAAGTGCATCACGGGGTTCTGGCCGGCGGGAGCTCCGAGGACGTGCGGGTTCACGAGAACGTCCTCGTCGAACCGGTAGATCGAGTTGTAGAGGATCGTGTCGTGCAGCCTGACTTCGACGCCGGGCGTCGACATGGCGGGCTCGAGGTAGCGCCGGGTGATCCGGGCACGTGCGGCCAGGTCGTTGCCGATGCCCTCCTCTTCGCCGCGCTGCCGGACCGCCTCGGAGTCGGGATCGCCGAGCAGGATGCGGACCTGGGCGCCGGCCTTCGCCTTCTCGGCCAGCTGGTCCGGCAGGTCCGGATTGCTGTCGAAGAGGAACAGCCCGGCGTACACAAGGATGTCGACCTGGTCCGTCGCCTTCTCGATCAGGGATGACCAGAGGGGGGCGGGCACCGCGCCACGGTGCGGGTAGTACGTGATCAGCTCGGATGTGCTGGCCTTCTCCGCCTGCTTCTCCACGGACGGCCAGATGTAGACCTCGTCGACTCCGAGGAGGCTCGCCGCCTTCCAGCGGTGCCCGCGGTGCGGCGTGCGGCCGGTGGTGATCCACCGCTCGACGCTCTTGGGGTCCACTCCGACGTGCTCGGCAACGGACTGGATCGTCTCGCCCTTCGCTGAAATCGCTGCGCGCAGACGTTCGTTCGCCATGACGTGCCCTTCACTGGGACCGCTAGGGACGTTTTGACGGTAGCTCAGACGTCCCTAAACGTCCATACGGACGGTGATGCGTCCACCGTCCCTCACGGTCTCCTGATCTCACCGACGGGATGTCGGTCAACACCGCACCGATACAGGAGACAAGACGATGCGTCAGATTCCCGTGGACACCGCCAACGCCACCGTGATGGTCGCCAAGGCACCGCAGCCCAAGGTGAAGGACCGCCGTACCGGCGAGATTGCCCTCGACAAGGACGGCGCCACCCTGATGGTCGTGGAGGTCATGTTCTCCACCCCCGACGACGTGGAGATCCTCAAGCTCACCGTTCCGCAGTCCGGCGTCTCCGAGGACCTGACCATGGGCACCCCGGTGGTCCTGACCGGCCTGGTCGCCTCGCCCTGGGAGAACGAGTTCAACGGCCAGAAGCGGCACGGGATCGCCTTCCGCGCGGTCGCGGTGACCTCGCTGGCCGCTGCGGGCTCGGCCTCGAAGGCGGCCTGAGTCATGACACGGTTGTTAGTCGCCCTGGTGCTGGTCGTCGCTGCTGCCGGTCTCCTGCGGTGGCGGCGGCCCGCCTGGTACTGGCTGACCTTCGGGGTCGTCCTTGCCGCGCTGCGGGTCCTGGTTCGCTACGGCTCCGTCATGGACGCCTGCGGCCTCACCGTTCCGGCCCCACGCTGGCGTCTGGCACTGGCCCGGATGACCAACCGGCCAGTCCCCGGCCCACGGGCCCCGCGCATCCTGCGCGTCAGGGTGACCCGTACCGGCCTGGTGCTGCGGCTGAAGCTGCGGCCCGGTCAGGATGCCTTCGACGTGGCCGCCTCGTGTGACCGGCTGCGGCACTCGTTTGCCATGTACGGGGTCACCTCCCGTGAACTGCGCTCGGGCGTCGTCGAGGTACGCATGACCGGCTATGACGTGCTCAAGCGCGTGCAGATGCCTGCCCTGGTCGACAGCCGACCGATGCGGGTCCCGGTCGCCCTGCGCGAGGACGGAGCCGTCCACTACCGCGATTACCGCACGGTGCCGCACGCGCTCACCCTCGGTGCCACGGAGTCCGGCAAGTCGGTCTATCAGCGCAACCTCGTGGCCGCGCTCGCGCCGCACCGGGTCGCCCTGGTGGGCATCGACTGCAAGCAGGGGGTGGAGCTGTTCCCGCTGGCTCGCCGGTTCTCCGCACTCGCCGACAACCCCGACACTGCCGCCGAACTCCTCGACGTCCTTGTGTCCCACATGCAGGACGTCTACCAACTCATCCGGGCCGAACAGCGGGTTACCGCCGACGTGCCCGATGCGGAGATCGCCGCCGACATCTGGGACCTCCCCGAAGACCTGCGGCCGGTGCCGATCGTGGTCCTGGTCGACGAGGTCGCCGAACTCGCCCTCTTCGCCACCAAGGAGGAGGAGAAGCGCCGGGATCGCATCATCACCGCCCTGGCCCGCCTCGCCCAGCTCGGCCGCGCGGCCGGCATCTACCTGGAGATCTGCGGGCAGCGCTTCGGCTCCGAACTCGGCAAGGGCATCACCATGCTCCGCGCCCAGCTCACCGGCCGCACCGCCCACCGCGTCAACGATGAAACCTCGGCGAACATGGCCCTCGGCGACATCGCCCCGGACGCCGTACTAGCCGCGATCCAGATCCCCACCGACACCCCCGGCGTCGCCATCACCGGTGACTCGACCGGCGGTTGGGCCCGCATCCGCGCCCCGCACACCTCCCTGCGCCAGGCGGTGAACATCTGCAACCGGCACGCCGACCTGGTCCCGGACCTGTCCGCCCTCGCGCCGTTCAGGCCTGCACTCGGTGCCCTTGCCCCGGTTCCGGCCCCGGCTGTCGAGTCGGCCCCGGCCGCCGCCTGACCTTCCCGGAGGTTCGTCATGCCCCGTTCGTTGCTGCGCGTGGATGCCGTCCTGGTGCAAGCCGTCATCGCCGGTGCCTTGTCCTTCGCCCACCTGCACGACCTGGCCGCCGCTGCCGGGCAGGACGGCTGGAAGGCCTGGGCCTACCCGGTCTCCGTCGATCTGCTGCTGGTCGCCGCCTGGCGTCGGCTGCGCACGGACGGTCCGTCTCGGCTGGCCTGGTGCTGGTTCCTCACCGCCCTCGTTGCCTCGCTCGGCGCGAACGTCGCCACCGCCGGACTCCTCGACCTCGACGACGTCCCGGCCTGGCTGCGCATCCTCGTCGCCGCCTGGCCCGCCTTGGCCTTCATGGGCGGCACCCTCCTCGCACACTCACCTGCGGCCCACACCTCGGAGCCGGACCCCGCGCCCGAGGTGGAGCCCGAACCGGTCGCCGCCGCTGAGCCTGACCTGGAACCGGTGCCGACGGCTCCCGTCGACGCCCCTGCCCTCCCGGCCGCCGACCCGGCCCCGCCGGCCGTTTCGGTCCCGGCCGCGCTCGTCGACCACGCCCGCAAGGTCGCCGCCGACCACGAGCAACGGACCGGTGCCCAGATCGACACCGACACCCTGCGCTCCCGCCTCGGCGTCCCGCCGCACCTGGCCGACGCCATCGCCGCCCAGCTCGCCTGACCCGAAAGGAGACCCCGTCATGCCCGCCCGCGACTTCTTCCACTCCGTGATGCAGATCGGTCCGGTGCAGATCGGCACGCACCGCGATCGCAACGGCACCACCAAGCACGCCGCCGTGTGCAGCTCGGACGGCTGCGGCTGGTCCGCCGACTACTCCAGCCAGTCCGCCGCCCAACTCGCCGCCCGTACCCACCGCTGCAAGGTCCGCTAGGAGGCCACCGCCATGGATGTCCCGCTCTGGTTCGCCCTGCTGGTCGTCGGAGTCCTCGGCGTCAAGCTCATCCGCCCGCCCCTCTGGCTCGTTGCCGTGCTCCTCCTCGGCGGCTACCTCCTCGCCGACAGCCTTCTCGCCCCGGTCATCGACACCGCCGTCAAGTAAGGAAATCCGCCCATGTTCCGGCCCAAGCTCCCGACCATGCCCCAGCCCACCGGCCTGGTCGCCCCGCCCGCGGTCGTCATCGAGCCGACCACCGTCAGCCTTGGCACGCCGTCCACGCCGTCGGTCCCCGTCGCCCCGGCCCCGGTCGCGGTTCCATCCCGGCCCGCCCTACAGCTCACGCCCGGCACCGCGCTCGCCCTCGTCGGCGGCGGCACTGCCGTGGTCCTGGTCGTCGGCGCCGTCCTGGTCTCCATGCTCCTCGCGGTCGCCGTCACCGCCGCCTCGGTCGCCGTCTGCGCCGTCGTCCTGCGCTCGCTGCTGACCTCGCAGCACCGCCGCTGACCGGTCCCGGAGGTGACGCACAAGCCGCCAGCACGCCGCCGCCTTCCGGGACACGTACTCCGCCAACTGCTGTCGTCCAAAGGGGAACGTCATGGATCCGCAGATAGCCGCCGTCCTGGTGCCGTTACTGGGCTGGGCCGTCCACGGAAGCGTCCTCGCCCGCCGGCTCGCTTCCGCCCGCCGTGACCCGCTG containing:
- a CDS encoding HDIG domain-containing metalloprotein produces the protein MPSALDTPQGAAELAESLLPPLGNRWLHTQAVAARANEVSAAVSEADRDLLVAAAWLHDIGYAPELRDTGFHPLDGARHLELLGAPARLVRLVAHHSGAVYEAEQRRLSAELAVYEREDSPVLDALIFADMTTGPAGQSFDFDTRIDEILVRYEPGSEVHNAISKARPYLRGAVERTLDRMADQPM
- a CDS encoding NUDIX hydrolase yields the protein MARVDYFNNPNAPKANSLVPSVTAVARNEAGEVLLIHKTDNDLWALPGGGIDLGESAPDAAVRETKEETGFDVEVTGLVGIYTNPGHVMAYDDGEVRQQFSICFHARITGGELRTSSESKEVAFVDPSKLDELSIHPSMRMRIEHGLADRAEPYIG
- a CDS encoding XRE family transcriptional regulator; the protein is MANERLRAAISAKGETIQSVAEHVGVDPKSVERWITTGRTPHRGHRWKAASLLGVDEVYIWPSVEKQAEKASTSELITYYPHRGAVPAPLWSSLIEKATDQVDILVYAGLFLFDSNPDLPDQLAEKAKAGAQVRILLGDPDSEAVRQRGEEEGIGNDLAARARITRRYLEPAMSTPGVEVRLHDTILYNSIYRFDEDVLVNPHVLGAPAGQNPVMHFRYLPGARTFRHYMRSFDYAWERGRAA
- a CDS encoding FtsK/SpoIIIE domain-containing protein, encoding MTRLLVALVLVVAAAGLLRWRRPAWYWLTFGVVLAALRVLVRYGSVMDACGLTVPAPRWRLALARMTNRPVPGPRAPRILRVRVTRTGLVLRLKLRPGQDAFDVAASCDRLRHSFAMYGVTSRELRSGVVEVRMTGYDVLKRVQMPALVDSRPMRVPVALREDGAVHYRDYRTVPHALTLGATESGKSVYQRNLVAALAPHRVALVGIDCKQGVELFPLARRFSALADNPDTAAELLDVLVSHMQDVYQLIRAEQRVTADVPDAEIAADIWDLPEDLRPVPIVVLVDEVAELALFATKEEEKRRDRIITALARLAQLGRAAGIYLEICGQRFGSELGKGITMLRAQLTGRTAHRVNDETSANMALGDIAPDAVLAAIQIPTDTPGVAITGDSTGGWARIRAPHTSLRQAVNICNRHADLVPDLSALAPFRPALGALAPVPAPAVESAPAAA
- a CDS encoding DUF2637 domain-containing protein, whose translation is MPRSLLRVDAVLVQAVIAGALSFAHLHDLAAAAGQDGWKAWAYPVSVDLLLVAAWRRLRTDGPSRLAWCWFLTALVASLGANVATAGLLDLDDVPAWLRILVAAWPALAFMGGTLLAHSPAAHTSEPDPAPEVEPEPVAAAEPDLEPVPTAPVDAPALPAADPAPPAVSVPAALVDHARKVAADHEQRTGAQIDTDTLRSRLGVPPHLADAIAAQLA
- a CDS encoding mobile element transfer protein, with translation MPARDFFHSVMQIGPVQIGTHRDRNGTTKHAAVCSSDGCGWSADYSSQSAAQLAARTHRCKVR
- a CDS encoding SpdD-like protein, which produces MFRPKLPTMPQPTGLVAPPAVVIEPTTVSLGTPSTPSVPVAPAPVAVPSRPALQLTPGTALALVGGGTAVVLVVGAVLVSMLLAVAVTAASVAVCAVVLRSLLTSQHRR